CCGGTCCCTCGCAACGACGGCGAGATTCCGTGCCTCTGGCCGGTGTCGATCGCGGCGAGCAACTCTTCTCCGTCGGTCTTGGTGCTCGGGCCGGCGGCAGAATCACGCATCGCGACCGCCGACTCGCCACGCAGCTTTTCGTCGTAGGCCGACTTTTTGTGCGCGTCGAGCAGGCAAATCTTGGCCGCGGAAAGCTCGTTGAGGATCTTTTGCGACAGCGCGGAGTTCTGGCCGGTCTGGTAGTTCCGCACATGCGCCATGCGCTGATCGGCCGCCGCCTCGATCACGTCGGGGTCGTCCTCGAACCGCTCGACGCCCAGCAGTCGGTAATGGTTCGGCGGCTGGTACTTGGGCGGAATGCCCAGCCATTTGCGATAAGGATCGAAGCTCTCTCGCATGGCTCCTTCGGTTTGCTGGATACGTGGCCCACGTACAGCTTACCGCGCAGACTTGCGGCAGTGAAGGACGGGCCGCGTATCACCAGCCTTTCCGCCGCTTGGCCATCGCCTTCTTCAGGGCGCGGTCGATGCGGTCGATCGTTTTGTGCGACGCGGTGTAGCTGCCGCTTTCGATGCGGGAGATGGTTTCTTGCCGCGTGCCGGCCAGGCTGGCCAAGTCTTGTTGCGTCAGCCCCGCAGCGCGACGGTCGCGAATGACGTCGCGGGCCAGCGAAACACGCGCATACTCGACCGCCGGAAACCGCCCCTGCTTGTCCGGTTTCGGCAAGGGCGGCAAGCCGTCGTCGGTGATGGGCACCGATTCGCTCGCCTTGGCGCACAGCCGATCGTATTCCGCTTCCGGCAACAAAACGAACCGCTGGCCCGCCACTTCAATTCGCTGCAACGCAATCACGTTTCACCCTCGTCATAGAATCGGTCGCGATGCCCGACGCGCTCCACACCAGTTGCTGCGCCTCGACGCGAAACTGTAGGCGATAGTCGCCCGTCCGCAGCCGATAATGACCAGCCAGGTTGCCCCGCAACGGTTTCGCTCCGCTGACATCTGGCCAATCGGCCAGCCGCGCCAGCAACTCGACCATCCGCGACTTGATCGGCT
The window above is part of the Pirellulales bacterium genome. Proteins encoded here:
- a CDS encoding helix-turn-helix transcriptional regulator; protein product: MIALQRIEVAGQRFVLLPEAEYDRLCAKASESVPITDDGLPPLPKPDKQGRFPAVEYARVSLARDVIRDRRAAGLTQQDLASLAGTRQETISRIESGSYTASHKTIDRIDRALKKAMAKRRKGW